The Lycium barbarum isolate Lr01 chromosome 10, ASM1917538v2, whole genome shotgun sequence genome includes a region encoding these proteins:
- the LOC132613593 gene encoding UDP-glycosyltransferase 91D2-like, translated as MDPHQLLKSKGNGDESNKKLHIVMFPWLAFGHFIPFLELSKFIAQKGHKISFISTPKNIERLPEIPAEFSNSINFVKIPLPKVDGLPENAEATMDITTEEIIYLKKAMDGMEKEVTIFLEKNSPDWIIQDFAQYWLAPIAAKLGISRIYYSIYYAWSISFFGSFEHMINTNNRTSPPKLEDFLAPPKWIPFETKAAYRRHEACWVVGSSQKNVSGVSDIYRIGVTIKGSDAIIIRHCHEFEGQWLKLLEDLNQVFVLPTGLMPPVVQSSSGERNESIKEWLDDKPKSSVVYVALGSEVTIGQSEINELAHGLESSGSPFFWVLRKPSGSGNSNPIELPDGFEERTKGRGIVWKSWAPQLKILSHDSVGGFLTHCGSSSIIEGLMFGHPLIMLPFLVDQGLTSRILEDKGVGVEVPRNEEDGSYTSDSVANSVKLVMVEKDGKIIREKAKELSSIFGNKDLHDKYIENLIEFLENHRKGKNQQT; from the coding sequence ATGGATCCTCATCAACTTCTCAAATCCAAGGGAAATGGTGATGAAAGCAATAAAAAGCTTCACATAGTTATGTTCCCATGGCTAGCTTTTGGTCATTTTATCCCATTTCTTGAACTTTCCAAATTCATTGCTCAAAAGGGTCACAAAATTTCTTTTATTTCAACCCCAAAAAACATTGAACGTCTCCCAGAAATTCCCGCAGAATTTTCCAATTCCATAAACTTCGTAAAAATCCCACTTCCCAAAGTTGATGGCTTGCCAGAAAATGCAGAGGCCACTATGGATATAACAACAGAAGAAATTATTTATCTCAAGAAAGCAATGGATGGTATGGAAAAAGAGGTGACTATTTTCTTGGAGAAAAATTCTCCTGATTGGATTATTCAAGATTTTGCACAATATTGGTTAGCTCCTATTGCAGCCAAATTAGGAATATCAAGAATTTACTATAGCATATACTATGCTTGGTCCATTTCCTTCTTTGGTTCCTTTGAGCACATGATCAACACAAACAATCGTACTTCACCACCAAAGTTGGAGGATTTTTTGGCTCCACCAAAATGGATCCCATTTGAAACAAAGGCAGCGTATCGCCGCCACGAGGCATGTTGGGTGGTGGGGTCAAGCCAGAAGAATGTTTCTGGCGTTTCGGACATTTATCGTATCGGTGTCACTATAAAAGGATCAGACGCTATTATTATTCGGCACTGTCACGAGTTTGAAGGTCAGTGGTTGAAGTTGCTGGAGGATCTTAATCAAGTATTCGTGCTTCCTACGGGGTTGATGCCACCTGTGGTGCAAAGTAGTAGCGGTGAGAGAAATGAATCGATTAAAGAATGGTTAGATGACAAACCGAAAAGTTCAGTGGTTTATGTAGCACTAGGAAGTGAAGTGACGATTGGTCAGAGCGAAATCAACGAGTTGGCTCATGGGTTGGAATCATCCGGATCACCGTTCTTTTGGGTCTTGAGGAAGCCATCCGGGTCGGGAAATAGCAACCCGATTGAGCTACCGGATGGTTTTGAAGAAAGAACTAAAGGTCGAGGCATAGTATGGAAGAGTTGGGCACCTCAGTTGAAGATACTAAGTCATGACTCGGTTGGTGGATTCTTGACTCATTGTGGATCGAGCTCGATTATAGAAGGGTTAATGTTTGGTCATCCGTTGATTATGTTACCTTTTTTGGTTGATCAAGGACTGACTTCTAGAATTCTAGAAGATAAAGGGGTTGGTGTGGAAGTTCCAAGAAACGAAGAGGACGGGTCCTACACGAGTGATTCAGTGGCCAACTCTGTGAAGCTAGTAATGGTGGAAaaagatggaaagataattcgAGAGAAAGCAAAAGAATTGAGTTCCATATTTGGTAACAAAGaccttcatgataagtatatagaAAATCTGATTGAGTTCTTGGAAAATCATAGGAAAGGAAAAAACCAACAGACATAA